CTCAGACATAAGAACCAACGCTGGAGGGACAGTGACCCCCAGTggcagaccccccccccccgggttACCGCCCGTTCTTGGTGACGATCATCTCGTTGGTCAGGGTCTGGAACTTCCTCCAGAGCTCGGCGTCCTCCAGCGTGACCTTCAGCTCCCGCTCCGTGGGGTCCCCCTTCTCCCGGCCGGCCGTCAGCTCGCTCTCCACGGCACTCAGCAGTCGGGACATGCAGCGCTCCGTGGCCTCCGGACCCTCGGCCCCCGGGGGGGGACTCCGGCCTCCTGGGGACGCCCCGTCCTCCTGCAGACCCTCCACCTTCAtctgcacacagacactcacTGAGGTTCAGCAGACGGTACAAACACTGCAGTGGTTCTGGAGGTTCTGGCTCCTGATGAACCTGCGTTGCTCTCACCTCTGTGAACAGTAACCTCTTTATTGGAACGCTGCGGTCAGGACGGGGGGCGGTTCGGACGCACCGATGATTGCTGGCAGTTTATTTTAACTCAAATATATTTAGCTGTGATCTAAATCTCGGGCCCGTTTGTGTAAATAGAAGTAAAGGTATTGGTTTGAGTTCAACACATGAAGCAGTTCATTTCTGCTTCCTGGATAAAGCATATTAAAGCAGGGGTAATATTCGGGCTAAAAGCAGAATGATATTTAAGAGATCGTAAGTCATGCCTTTGTTTCCTTCACAGATTAACACTGATACTGAAGACATATCTATCATAACGGGATCTCAGCAACGCTTTGAATCActtcaaataataaatcaaataaccCTTTCATTTCGGAGCCCAGTCAGCAGAAGTGAATTACTGTTATCGGGTTTGTTCTAAAGAGAGGAGACGCATCAGAGGAAAACACATCCGCCCAGATAAAGCATGAAACAACACACACGGAACATCCTGCAGATGGATAACCCCCGCCACATCTGAAACCAGATGAAGGGTTCAGCCCTGGAGGAGCCATGgggaaataaaggaaacaagTCATTCAAACACAATTCAAAGGAAATGAACTTACCTTAAAGTTTGAATCAATGTGGGAATCAAATGTGGGCTCAAGAACAACTATTAAGAAACAACCGGAATTATCAGAGAGAGCTGGTGCTGAAGCTGCTCAGCGTCCGACTGAAACCATCAGAGGAGACAGACTGACtgcatctctcacacacacacacacacacacacacacacacacacacacacacacacacacacacacacacacacacacacacacacacacacacacacacacacacacacacacacacacacacacacacacacacacacacacacacacacacacacacacacacacacacacacacacacacacacacacacacacacacacacacacagaggaatttgctgctgtgctgcaggAACATGAGAACAATATGAAGTAATGTTGGAAAATAGGGAATATCTCTGGAGTAGAAATCCGAATGTAAAAGAGGACCAAACAGAAACTGGACTGTTTAAAATACTGCTGGAATAAATGAgtcaataataatacatctatAACCAACGTGACGGTTGATCCTGTGGACGTCTAAATGTCAGCGGGTCAGATCAGTGTGTGACGGAGAGAAGGTCAacagctgctctgtgtgtgtgtgtgtgtgtgtgtgttttaatcaacAGGTGAGATTAGGGGCTTTAGAGGTTTAACGACATAAAGAGACGCTCAGGAGAacacaggtgaacacacacacacacactttaaaatataaataacatacatATTTTAGGTCGCTGCGTTCGTATGTCAATCCGgttcttttcatttaaagtcttcaaactgtttttcaaatatttattacaATATTTCCATCAAAGAAAGTCAGGAGAAACAACATTAAATTAAGATCATTCAATCTTAAGACACTTTAGCAGAAATGTGTGTAACCTCAGAGATGTTTCAGCCTCAGAAACAGCTGCTCATCCTCCCACTGAAATGAACTGGAACAATTAccccttcagaataaaagcctccACTTCACACTTCCAGATTTTAAATCACTTAAATAAATGCCtgagctttattattatttactacAAATGTTCTTGGAATTTAATAGATATTTTACAAAAACGTAGCGTGCCTTTCCAATCTTAAAGAGACCGGAAATGGGAAGAAAATTACCCAAAAATCTTTTAAAATCTActggaaataaatacagtaaattaGTGGTACAAATGTCCTGGAAATTAAACTTATAAAAACGTcatatttattgaatatttgcTGAAAATTGACCAGAACTTTCCTGTTCATGTGTAGCTTTGAGACCGAAATCATTATATTTAATGTCTCATGTGAACCCCTTTAAATTGTTTGATTACTAAAAAGGTGACATCctgtctgtaactttattttgaCATCTAAGTGTGCactaattattaatattaccaGTTTTAATTTACTCTTCTTTTAACTTTAAACTCAATTACTGAGATTAATCccgccaaaataaaagctccttcattttattttgtaatttaaaggTTAAAAGTTAATatctatgttttaaaataatgctgTTCTTAATGAGCTCTGAATATAAAACTGAGCAgctgctttaataaaaacagaaaaaagtatAAGTAAAGGCAGGTAAGAGCTAACGTGCTAGCAGCTAACGTGCTAGCAGCTACCAGCAGCgacaacaacaaagagacacgTAGATTAACTGTCCTGATTTGTAGTCCAGGCCACTGATTTGTAGTTTTCTTTGGAGGTTGAAATGTTAAAGGCTTCTGATTGGACGATAGAGGCTGTCACTCACAGACACGTCGAGCATAGCTTCATGACACCATCCctgacaaataaagaggatcattattattatttaaatgatttaattaggTTTTAAACTGGGTATTTATGATTCTTTAAATTCACTTTTTACATAAAAGGTGAGTGTTACCTGGCGAAGGGGATGTACGAGAGGCCGTACCTGAGGGGACACACAGATACTGagacattcatttattcatatttatacatctttatgtatttaaatgggTGTGTTTTAATACCAGGTGAAGGCCAGGAACTGGAGCACACAGAAGAGCAGAGCCAGGCCATTATTCTTCCACTGAGgagcaaaaacacatcatataaatacatatatatatatatatataaatataaatatatatttatatatatatatatttatatttatatatatatatatatatatatatataaatataaatatatatttatatatatatatatatatatatttatatttatatatatatataaatataaatatatatatatatatatatatttatatatatatatatatatatatatatatatatatatatatatatatatatatatatatataaatatatatttatatatatatatatatatatatatatatatttatatatttgtatttatatatatataaatatatataaaatacattattttaaaatctccAGCTGTTTGTGTCTCACCCAGAAAGCAGCACAGAGCGTTAACACCAGACACACCTGAGGACAGACATTCTATTATTactagagagtgtgtgtgtgtgtgtgtgtgtgtgtgtgtgtgtgtgtgtgtgtgtgtgtgtgtgtgtgtgtgtgtgtgtgtgtgtgtgtgtgtgtgtgtgtgtgtaccagcaTGATGGCCGTAGCGAAGGCTCTCTCTTTAGCGCACATCGCCTTCAGCTGCCGACACGGACCCATCAGGAACATGGTGCTGGATATATTACAATTCATATTttcataaataatattattgttatcattgatttatacattatttaagaCAAGGGTTTTAATTAGAattcttattatttaaaatgatcaggAACATGGAGCTGCAAATACTTGATATCTTAGTGAATaggtgttgtttttatgttctgAGAATAATCTGCAGCTGTGATACCCACCGCCGCCACAAGAGGGAGCCGTTTCAGTTTGATTAACGgctctatatatttttaactttatatttctatatttttttatctcatatatatattaaatctCAGTAAGATGTGGGTATTATTGTttcttccctgtgtgtgttacctggccAGAGCACTGATATTTCCCACGCTGTAGAGGACAGCGAACAGAACCAGCCCCGTGCCAGGGATCCACAGCAGACAGCTGCCCTGGAAACACAatcaataaacattaaataatgaataaataatatgaataacaacatgtaaatactgtgagaaataaatacaaatacagacacATATTACAATAGAGAGAATAGGTCATTACTGATCAGTGATAATACTTCATTATGGAGGTTTCAATTACCCGTGTTTATTTTTGGGAGATTatcttatttttctctcaaatatataatacatcATTTGGATATACATTTGGATATCAGAACTGTTTGTCAAGAagcttataaataaaaatgtaataatacaatGAAATAATGTAAGCTCACCAGGACGGAGCAGAGGACCCCGAGCACGAAGCAGATCCCGAAGCCTTTCATCCGGGTCGCCCAGGCCAACGAGGACGCCTGATTGGCTCTCTGAGAAACACAACAGCTAATACTACATAAGAGATATTTTAAACTCATTCTTTAAGGATGACTTCATGGGGTCTGGGTTCGATCATCTAATCTCGACATGTAGCTGAACGTGTCCTGTGTGTTCAGGCTGTATGTCCCCCCACTCTGTATTCATGGGTTCGTGTGAATATGGGTGACTGTTTACTAGGATTACCTCGCTGCTGTGTCACAGTGTTTTTAACTGGTTCTGTGACACAGAATTCTTTGCTATGAAGGACTTATTTATTTCACGTTCCTGTTCCCACTCTTTGCTCACTGGCCTTTTCGTTTTCTTGTACCATTTTTTAACCACTTAATCTCCGGGTCCTTTTGGACTATTTCCTCCCAGTTGTATTCAGTTAATGGCACTGTTTGTTTAGCACTTTTCCATTTgcttgttaaaatgttatatcaCAACTTATTTATGGGttagtttaaaaaacatcagGTTGTTGGTTAACGGGTTGTTGCTTTTACCAGTGTTATCAATCTTCCTTGAGTTTTGCACAGAGCTGTTTACTCCCTCTCCGCTGAGTGTTTCCTGGTTTTATCCCTGAGTTTTTCAGTTTCTTGTTTTGGTTCTTTACCTGTTCATAGCTGCCTGAACTACCGTATGTAGCTTAGCTCACATGCTAACATCTTTACCTCAATGATTCCGGTTCCGTCGCTGCTCGAGTCATCCTGTCCGCTCAGAACCTTCTTTAGTTtatccataaacacacacacacacacacactctctctctctctcactctctctctctctctcacgaTCCACAGGTGAGATATCCACAGGTGAGTTAGCTGCAGGTGTTTTAGCTTCAGCAGGAAACAACAGGTGCAGCTCTTCCGCCTGTCGTACCGCCTCCCGCCACACAGTGGGAGGAGGGACCGCTGTTTCCCCACCAGGTGGATGGCTTTTTAAGGTCATTTTGGACTAAAACCAACAAACATTAACACTGTTTAACTGATTATTAAactctttattacatttctattcTTTTTCACTGCTTATTTACGTGTTTTTTCAGTtatctgttcacattttctagACTTAAAATGTGAACAGTTTTAGAAACGATACGGTttcaaaagctttaaaaacCGTATCGTTTCATTTCTTTATCTCCCTGCAGATGTGGTGTTCGATTCTGCATCTGTTCCTCCCGGTCAGGGCACTTTGACCCGGGTGGAGTTCGAGTAGATGGGCAGAGGGACGGACACCTGAACGAGACACGTGGGACATGACTGCTTCCTCCACAGGTGCTCCTCGATACACTGCAGAGACAAATAATAACATGTATaatagaggaggaggaggaggaggagggggaggaggggggaggaggaggggaaggaggaggaggggaaggaggggaaggaggggaaggaggggaaggaggaggggaaggaggaggagaaggaggaggaggaggagaaggaggatgaggaggaggaggaggggaaggaggaggaggagaaggagaaggaggggaaggaggggaaggaggaggatgaggaggggaaggaggaggagaaggagggaaggaagaggggggaaagaggagaggagggaaggaagaaaaggggggaaggaagaaaagaaaggatgGGGAGgtagggggaggaggtggggaagaaaggggaggggaggtgaggagggtaggggggggggggaaggggtgAGGGGAGGGCCccggggtgggggagggggtgggggttggggtcgggaagaggggaagggggggggacgtcgggaggggggggggggtttgggtaGAGGGATTTGGGACGggaaggggggggagggggggggcagggggggggggggttgtgagAGGCGAGGCGGAGCAGGGGGGAGGGTTGGGGGAAAAAGtcgggggaggaggggggggtgatgcttggggggtggggggggggaggcccCTTTGCTCCCGGGCCTTGGGCCCGGGGGGCCCGTGTTTTCCGGCACGCGGCAGCCGGTCCGGCGGTGGACCGGCGGTCCGCCTCTTCCCTTCTGCCTCCTGGTTATTCCTTTTGTATGTTGTCCTCCCCGTCCCTCTGCTCCTTTTGGCCCTTCTTCACCCTGCCcccttcccctctgtctcccccttcccctcccctTCTTCCCTGCTCCCCCCCGCCCGCCCCTtccgcccccctccccccctctcctttccCCTCTCCGCCCATcgtccctccctccccaccGCCCCGCCCCGCCCGTAGGGTCCCCTGTCTCTCCCTTTCACAGCTGTGCCTCCTTCCCCCTCCCGGTTCGCCGTTCCGGCTTCCCTTTTCCGCCTTCCTTCGTCTCCTTCGCCGCCGCGgccctctctccttccccccttttcccccccctctctcctctcccctggcccttccccccttttccccttcttctgttcccccctcccccccctttcccccccccccgggctcctttttctctcccctttccccccccccttccttcctttccccctcccctccccccttttccccttcGCCCCCTCgccccccttttttcccttctctccccctcccttccttcccccCCCGGGCGGCCCCTCCTTCCCTCTTCCCTCCCCCCTTCCTTCCCCCCCGGCCCctccccccccctttcccctttccctttttctgccccccccacccctctctcccCGTCCCGTCtccattccccccccccctccctcttttcctcctttttcccccccccttccccccccccccctcccttctccttcttcttttcttctttccccCGCCCCCGCCCTTCTCCCCctcccgccccccccccccccccgcccctccccccctcccccccccccccccccccccccccccccccccccccccccccccttccccccccccccccccccccccccccccccccccccccctcccccccccctct
The Eleginops maclovinus isolate JMC-PN-2008 ecotype Puerto Natales chromosome 24, JC_Emac_rtc_rv5, whole genome shotgun sequence DNA segment above includes these coding regions:
- the LOC134861122 gene encoding vesicle transport protein SFT2B-like isoform X2 produces the protein MDKLKKVLSGQDDSSSDGTGIIERANQASSLAWATRMKGFGICFVLGVLCSVLGSCLLWIPGTGLVLFAVLYSVGNISALASTMFLMGPCRQLKAMCAKERAFATAIMLWKNNGLALLFCVLQFLAFTWYGLSYIPFARDGVMKLCSTCL
- the LOC134861122 gene encoding vesicle transport protein SFT2B-like isoform X1, which gives rise to MDKLKKVLSGQDDSSSDGTGIIERANQASSLAWATRMKGFGICFVLGVLCSVLGSCLLWIPGTGLVLFAVLYSVGNISALASTMFLMGPCRQLKAMCAKERAFATAIMLVCLVLTLCAAFWWKNNGLALLFCVLQFLAFTWYGLSYIPFARDGVMKLCSTCL